One window of Quercus robur chromosome 5, dhQueRobu3.1, whole genome shotgun sequence genomic DNA carries:
- the LOC126725816 gene encoding F-box/LRR-repeat protein 14 yields MDELPDQLVWEILTRIKKTNDRNSLSLACKRFHELDNEQRQSIRVGCGLDPANEALTSLCNRFQNLAKVEITYSGWMSKLGKQLDDHGLLILASCCPLTDLTLSYCTFITDVGLRYLASCSKLSALKLNLTPRITGCGILSLVVGCRNLTLLHLIRCLNVTSVEWLEYLGKLETLEDLSIKNCRAIGEGDLVKLGPGWQNLKRLQFEVDANYRYMKVYDRLAVDRWQKQCIPCENMLELSLVNCIISPGRGLACVLGKCKNLEKIHLDMCVGVRDSDIIGLAQRSSNLRFISLRVPSDFSLPLLMNNALRLTDESLKAVAQNCSMLESVRISFSDGDFPSFSSFSLSGILSLIKMCPVRELALDHVYSFNDVGMEALCSAQFLEILELVRCQEISDEGLQLVGQFPRLCVLRLSKCLGISDDGLKPLVGSYKLELLAVEDCPQISERGLQGAAKSISFRQDLSWMY; encoded by the coding sequence ATGGATGAATTACCAGACCAGTTAGTTTGGGAGATCTTAACCAGGATTAAGAAAACCAATGACAGAAACTCTTTGTCTTTAGCATGTAAACGCTTTCATGAGTTGGATAATGAACAAAGACAATCCATTCGGGTTGGGTGTGGATTAGACCCTGCAAATGAAGCTTTGACTTCACTATGCAATAGGTTTCAAAACTTGGCAAAAGTGGAGATAACTTACTCTGGTTGGATGTCCAAACTAGGAAAACAATTGGATGATCACGGGCTTCTCATTCTTGCAAGTTGCTGTCCTCTGACTGATCTCACCTTAAGCTACTGCACATTCATCACTGATGTGGGTCTCCGTTACTTGGCTTCTTGCTCCAAGCTTTCCGCATTAAAGCTGAATTTGACCCCAAGAATCACGGGTTGTGGCATATTATCTCTTGTTGTGGGCTGTAGAAATCTTACACTTCTACATCTTATCAGATGCTTGAATGTTACCAGTGTTGAGTGGCTTGAATATCTTGGCAAGCTTGAAACACTTGAGGACCTTTCAATTAAGAACTGCAGAGCAATTGGGGAAGGTGATTTAGTTAAGCTAGGCCCTGGTTGGCAAAATCTAAAACGGTTGCAATTTGAAGTGGATGCTAATTACCGATATATGAAGGTGTATGATAGGTTAGCTGTGGATCGATGGCAAAAGCAGTGCATCCCATGTGAAAATATGCTGGAGCTTAGCTTGGTAAATTGCATCATCAGCCCAGGGAGAGGTCTTGCTTGTGTGTTGGGAAAGTGCAAGAACTTGGAGAAGATTCACTTAGATATGTGTGTTGGAGTAAGGGACTCTGACATTATTGGTTTAGCCCAAAGATCAAGTAATCTTCGGTTCATTTCATTGCGAGTTCCATCTGATTTCTCACTGCCTCTTTTGATGAACAATGCTTTGAGATTAACTGATGAGAGTTTAAAAGCCGTGGCTCAGAACTGTTCAATGCTTGAATCAGTTAGGATATCTTTTTCTGATGGagattttccttcattttcttcattttcattaaGTGGAATACTTTCCTTGATTAAAATGTGTCCCGTTCGTGAACTTGCTCTTGACCACGTGTATTCATTCAATGATGTTGGGATGGAGGCTCTTTGCTCAGCTCAGTTTCTTGAAATACTGGAGCTCGTCAGATGCCAAGAGATTAGTGATGAGGGGCTGCAGCTTGTGGGCCAGTTTCCCCGATTGTGTGTCTTACGATTAAGTAAGTGTTTGGGGATTTCTGATGATGGCTTAAAGCCACTTGTGGGTTCATACAAATTGGAATTATTGGCTGTGGAAGATTGTCCTCAAATTTCTGAAAGAGGCCTTCAAGGAGCTGCAAAATCTATTTCTTTCAGGCAAGACCTGTCTTGGATGTACTGA